AATCATTGGAGTGAACAGGAATGATTGATTTTGAGAAACAGCATAACCCTGAAAAAAATGCTGAATTGTTGGCGCAATTAACGGAAAATCAGGTTGATTTAGCTGCGGCGGTTCAAGAAACAGAACAGCTCTTCCAACTTTATTATGAAGAACCAAAAAACAGGAGACAAACAAAGCGTGGTACCACTCAAATCTCCATCAAACAAAAAACAAATGAGCGTATATATCGCTTATTTTCCAAACCGGCAACTCTTCTAGATCGGACAAAAATCATCATCGATAAAAATAAAAATATTTATCCTGAATGGAAAACACTGCTTGACCAAGAATACTCCAAGCTTAAAAACCTCATTACACGAGAAGTTAATGTGCAAGATTATGGAGCAATTGGAGACGGAAAAACCGACTGTACCTCCGCTTTTAACAAAGCAATTGGGACGGGACGCGTAAAAGTAATCGTTCCAGAAGGTGTGTATGTAACTAAAGGCATTAAGCTTCCATCCTGGACTGTCCTTGTTGGAGCAGGTAAAGGACGGACCATCATTAAACTTCATAACGATGCACCAAAAGGTACTAGGCTCGTTACAAATGCTAATCATTGGCGAGGCAATCATCACCTTTTTGTAGGATCATTAAGTTTGGATTGGAATGTAGAGAGATTAGGAAATGCAGTAAAAACAAGTACTGGGGGCAACCATTCAAGCTGTTTAACCTATGCCAATGTGAAATATGGTTGGGTCCAACAGGTCGAGGGAATTAACCCTGGCCTTCATTGCTTTGATATATCCTCTACATTGTACAATTATGGAGGAGATGGTTATCTGGCGCGCGGCGGTAGTCAATATGTTTGGCTAGATGGTCTCAACGGCTATGGCTTTGGAGATGATGGAATTACGACCCACCACAGCGATCATATTTTCATTTCCCATTGCCACATGTGTGATCCTAGTGGAAGAGCCCATCAACAGGGGTTTTCAAATTCAAATGGGATCGAGATTGACGATGGATCGAGAAATGTCGTGCTTCTCCATAATTCCACTGCCAGATGCTTTGGCGGGATTGAAATTAAAGCCCATCAAAACTCTTCTGCAGCTTCTTACGTGAACATTATTGGTCATATCTCCGTTCACGATAACCGCTCCTATAATTTCCGCCATATCGGGCATCACAAAAGCACAGATGAAGAGTCGAAAACAGCCTACAACATTCAAGCTACTAATATTGTTGCCATTGCTCCGGTTTTTTCAGAGCTATACGGAGGTTCATCCCCACGTGGTTTGGTTGTTTCGGCTTATCGAAATGTCGTGATCAATCACTTTTCCTTCATCGGTGATCCCAA
The DNA window shown above is from Bacillus sp. T3 and carries:
- a CDS encoding glycosyl hydrolase family 28-related protein, producing the protein MIDFEKQHNPEKNAELLAQLTENQVDLAAAVQETEQLFQLYYEEPKNRRQTKRGTTQISIKQKTNERIYRLFSKPATLLDRTKIIIDKNKNIYPEWKTLLDQEYSKLKNLITREVNVQDYGAIGDGKTDCTSAFNKAIGTGRVKVIVPEGVYVTKGIKLPSWTVLVGAGKGRTIIKLHNDAPKGTRLVTNANHWRGNHHLFVGSLSLDWNVERLGNAVKTSTGGNHSSCLTYANVKYGWVQQVEGINPGLHCFDISSTLYNYGGDGYLARGGSQYVWLDGLNGYGFGDDGITTHHSDHIFISHCHMCDPSGRAHQQGFSNSNGIEIDDGSRNVVLLHNSTARCFGGIEIKAHQNSSAASYVNIIGHISVHDNRSYNFRHIGHHKSTDEESKTAYNIQATNIVAIAPVFSELYGGSSPRGLVVSAYRNVVINHFSFIGDPKYNYRGAPICAIQYRARNVVLNHFHFRGISASSGPEIKIYRGPNQPEEVKIINVFKN